A region from the Triticum urartu cultivar G1812 chromosome 1, Tu2.1, whole genome shotgun sequence genome encodes:
- the LOC125537152 gene encoding serine carboxypeptidase-like 51: MESRALALISVLLLSLLRAAHATTAGTADGMERWGYVEVRPKAHLFWWYYKSPQAQRVSTPTKPWPTVLWLQGGPGASGVGVGNFLEVGPLNGDLKPRSSTWLQKADLIFVDNPVGVGYSYVEDDSLLVTTDLQAAADMNTLLKALVKELTTLQSSPLFIVAESYGGKYAATLGVSVVRAVRAGELKLTLGGVALGDSWISPEDFASSYGALLFQVSRLDRNGADHANKDAQVVKQQVAAGQYKQAQATLNRMLNWIIVNSGHVDVYNFLLDTGMDPVVAASSSPAVPEYSRYLESKSVGDSIQEAMNGAIKQKLKIIPKDLVWQAQSSSVYYALINDFMKPRIQEVDELLSYGVNVTVYNGQLDVICSTVGAEAWVQKLKWDGLKNFLALPRQPLYCGSAGATKGFVRSYKNLHFYWILGAGHFVPVDQPCVALDMIGNITQSPALSRS, translated from the exons ATGGAGTCCCGTGCTCTCGCCCTCatctccgtcctcctcctctctctgCTTCGTGCCGCGCATGCCACCACCGCCGGAACCGCCGACGGCATGGAGCGGTGGGGATACGTGGAGGTTCGGCCGA AGGCTCACCTGTTCTGGTGGTACTACAAGAGCCCCCAGGCCCAGAGGGTGTCCACGCCCACCAAGCCATGGCCGACCGTCCTCTGGCTGCAGGGTGGCCCG GGAGCGTCGGGCGTCGGGGTCGGCAACTTCCTCGAGGTCGGGCCGCTCAACGGCGACCTCAAGCCACGCAGCTCGACATGGCTGCAGAAGGCCGACCTCATCTTCGTG GACAACCCTGTGGGGGTCGGATACAGCTACGTGGAGGACGACAGCCTGCTGGTGACCACCGATCTACAGGCGGCGGCGGACATGAACACGCTGCTCAAGGCCCTCGTCAAGGAGCTGACGACTCTGCAGAGCAGCCCGCTGTTCATCGTCGCCGAGTCGTACGGCGGCAAGTACGCCGCCACGCTCGGCGTCTCCGTCGTCAGAGCCGTCCGCGCCGGCGAGCTCAAGCTCACGCTCGGCGGCGTGGCGCTCGGAGACAGCTGGATCTCGCCGGAGGATTTCGCG TCTTCGTATGGCGCGCTCTTGTTCCAGGTGTCGCGGCTGGATCGCAACGGCGCAGACCACGCAAACAA GGACGCACAGGTGGTGAAGCAGCAGGTTGCGGCGGGGCAGTACAAGCAAGCACAGGCCACACTCAACCGAATGCTCAACTGGATCATCGTCAACAGCGGCCACGTG GACGTGTATAACTTCTTGCTGGACACCGGGATGGACCCGGTGGTCGCGGCGAGCTCATCGCCGGCGGTGCCGGAGTACTCGAGGTACCTGGAGAGCAAGTCCGTAGGGGACTCCATTCAGGAGGCCATGAACGGAGCCATCAAGCAAAAGCTCAAGATCATCCCCAAAGACCTAGT ATGGCAGGCGCAATCCTCCAGCGTCTATTACGCACTGATCAACGATTTCATGAAGCCGAGGATTCAGGAG gttgatgagctcctgtcGTATGGTGTCAATGTGACCGTGTACAATGGGCAG CTCGACGTGATCTGCTCGACTGTCGGCGCAGAAGCATGGGTACAGAAGCTCAA ATGGGATGGACTGAAGAACTTCTTGGCCCTGCCAAGACAGCCTCTCTACTGTGGCTCTGCTGGAGCCACCAAGGGCTTTGTTAGATCCTACAAAAACCTGCATTTCTACTGGATCcttggagcagggcacttt